In Fusarium oxysporum f. sp. lycopersici 4287 chromosome 2, whole genome shotgun sequence, a genomic segment contains:
- a CDS encoding DNA replication ATP-dependent helicase Dna2, translating into MPLEKSYSDQVGRTKRSPWQRSRSNPVQQTPRPRALQPVSEVTKNKLNKFQYHPANGESVTESTENEQNVSKNRTKDDTTTTPATRLTWQELLEPAGGTEDDTTTSPNDRLLWDNRQDTLYMPALSPMLNRKGRKRARSSSPVSSPVADKSNTPSVNVKKLAQALKSPHADPTLELWDRYSLNGTDNAGSPLGLANPALAQLMVSSSPRPSKPTVGESNLRRAISCGLNWPKRRRVERSTSGSRLSTEMEEMEASKSSMVNALLDTVTSSINGPSEEPREEPQDAPESPSPKKRRIYTTSSGSPRLSKTQARSQTPAQHPAQQHVQVPARPPVQLLPPELASSDYGDDDFDEFDDDTIMQLEASINTTQLETNPQPEVAVAENNPLCEIDDETPEKFDGKLDEFDDLDDDFFDEAEDLITADSQQVSQAPATTKLDDLDDEFGDAFGGDFDFEAVELAATQAAQNCSGDSRKPRTIQRYLVTNVLEGEYTDQYGHARPEKILLIQADNSKDIKTVHLRASWFDTPAHAEAYVHIIGGFSSRGQCIIDDGQNLLILHPDQLISATVVADSFGCMRRAVLQDRVKATSPPTPPLIYGTMLHEIFQEALLANKWDLPFLCAVIDRITEKHVEDLYTIKVGIPSAREHLQSKMTELSYWAGAFVSSRPKEDAVVEDRNGKKANMAVTKLLDVEEHVWSPMYGLKGNIDATVEVAMQDGNDIRTLTVPFEVKTGKHANSNHMAQTALYTLLLSDRYDIEIAYGILYYMETSKTMRIPAIRHELRHMIMQRNQLACYVRERSVQLPPMLKSKHMCGKCYAKTSCFIYHRLADDGDGDSSGMNEKFDELVKHLTPHHQQFFIKWENLLTKEEKESQKTKRELWTMTSAEREKKSRCFADVIIEEGSASVDTDNPRINRYHYTFVKRDQVSGFSFLESELSVGEPIVVSDEEGHFALAIGYVTAVKRQRISVAVDRRLHNARIRQPGFDERDNQIFASIMDVAHEGATQDEATGKIKEAPIRYRLDQDEFSNGMATVRNNLVQMMADDIVGARQIRRLIVDLEAPRFKAAPTQYIVSDRDSLNVDQHRAIEKVMSAQDYALVLGMPGTGKTTTIAHIIRALTSQGKSVLLTSHTHTAVDNILLKLKADRIPILRLGAPAKVHPDVQDFAILAGHPMKSFDEIKNAWHGTPIVATTCLGINHPVFHERSFDYCIVDEASQITLPICAGPIRMARTFVLVGDHNQLPPVVKNEEAREGGLDVSLFKLLSDTHPQSVVNLEHQYRMCEDIMTLSNTLIYDGRLRCGTEQLRRRKLEVPRMEALMQRHYDASTINAATPRSFCAAPGPNRCWLYDLLDSEARVRFVNTDTIQPPVREEAQGKRIVNSAEVRIVSQLVDSLLTVGVPDSEIGVMTHYRAQLFMLKDKLKMFSGVEMHTTDRFQGRDKEVIVLSLVRSNEACNIGDLLKDWRRINVAFTRAKTKLLVVGSKSTLKGSGSDSMLSRFISLMEDRNWIYEMPANALENHYFEDFGTQITATGPTQRIKSPRKKCSGKENRRRSPKMARISDKALLKGKLITRDILNEMTNGAYV; encoded by the exons ATGCCTCTAGAAAAATCCTACTCGGATCAAGTTGGTCGAACTAAG CGCTCGCCATGGCAGCGATCGAGGAGCAACCCCGTTCAGCAAACACCAAGGCCTCGAGCACTCCAGCCTGTGTCCGAGGtgaccaagaacaagctcaatAAGTTTCAGTATCACCCCGCGAATGGCGAATCAGTCACAGAGAGCACAGAAAATGAACAGAATGTATCAAAGAACCGAACCAAGGACGATACAACGACTACGCCCGCTACTCGATTGACCTGGCAAGAGCTGCTCGAACCTGCAGGTGGTACCGAAGATGACACAACTACATCGCCAAATGACCGGCTCCTCTGGGACAACAGACAGGATACGTTGTACATGCCAGCATTGTCTCCCATGCTGAACCGCAAAGGAAGAAAGCGTGCTAGGAGCTCATCGCCTGTTTCATCTCCGGTAGCGGACAAGTCCAACACACCCTCGGTgaacgtcaagaagctggcgcAAGCCCTCAAGTCACCACACGCGGATCCAACACTGGAATTATGGGACCGATACTCGCTAAACGGAACCGACAATGCAGGTAGTCCTCTAGGACTTGCAAACCCTGCACTTGCACAGCTGATGGTATCGTCTTCGCCACGGCCATCGAAACCAACGGTTGGCGAATCCAATCTCAGACGAGCAATAAGTTGCGGCTTGAATTGGCCCAAAAGGAGAAGGGTTGAAAGATCGACGTCAGGTAGTCGCCTGAGTAccgagatggaagagatggaggcgTCCAAGTCTTCAATGGTAAATGCACTGCTCGATACGGTGACCAGTAGCATCAACGGGCCAAGTGAGGAGCCCCGCGAGGAGCCTCAAGATGCTCCagaatctccttctcctaAGAAGAGGCGGATATATACCACTAGCAGTGGCTCTCCACGCCTCTCAAAAACCCAAGCCAGGTCCCAAACGCCTGCACAACACCCTGCACAACAGCATGTTCAGGTTCCAGCTCGACCTCCAGTTCAATTGCTACCTCCAGAACTTGCTTCCTCGGATTatggtgatgatgactttgacgaATTTGACGACGACACAATAATGCAACTTGAAGCCAGCATCAACACTACTCAATTGGAAACGAATCCGCAACCAGAGGTAGCAGTAGCTGAAAATAACCCACTGTGCGAGATCGATGACGAGACACCGGAGAAGTTTGACGGCAAGCTGGATGAATTTGACGACTTGGACGATGACTTCTTCGACGAGGCAGAAGATCTCATTACTGCGGACTCTCAACAGGTATCACAGgctccagcaacaacaaaacTCGACgacttggatgatgaatTTGGGGACGCATTTGGTGGAGACTTTGATTTTGAAGCCGTGGAATTGGCAGCAACACAAGCAGCCCAGAACTGCTCCGGAGAC AGCCGGAAACCAAGAACAATCCAACGATACCTGGTGACGAATGTCTTGGAGGGCGAGTATACGGATCAATATGGACATGCACGACCAGAAAAG ATTCTTCTCATTCAAGCCGACAACTCAAAAGATATCAAGACGGTTCATCTGAGGGCCTCATGGTTTGACACACCAGCCCATGCAGAAGCCTACGTTCACATTATAGGCGGTTTCTCTTCAAGAGGTCAATGTATCATCGACGATGGCCAAAATCTTCTTATTCTACACCCTGATCAACTCATATCCGCAACTGTAGTGGCTGACTCGTTCGGTTGCATGCGCCGTGCTGTGCTGCAAGATCGTGTCAAGGCCACCagtccaccaacaccacccCTTATCTATGGAACAATGCTACACGAAATTTTCCAAGAGGCCCTTCTTGCTAATAAGTGGGATCTCCCTTTTTTATGCGCCGTCATCGACCGAATAACAGAAAAGCATGTTGAAGACCTTTATACTATCAAAGTTGGCATACCGTCAGCTCGAGAGCATCTACAATCGAAAATGACCGAATTGAGTTACTGGGCTGGCGCTTTCGTATCTTCCCGCCCAAAGGAGGATGCGGTAGTTGAAGACCGAAACgggaagaaggccaacaTGGCCGTTACCAAGCTCttggatgttgaggaacACGTGTGGTCCCCAATGTACGGACTCAAGGGCAACATCGACGCAACCGTTGAAGTTGCAATGCAAGATGGAAATGATATTCGGACTTTAACTGTGCCGTTTGAGGTCAAGACGGGTAAACATGCAAACAGTAACCATATGGCTCAAACAGCACTCTATACTTTGCTCTTATCGGACCGCTACGACATTGAGATTGCATATGGAATCCTCTACTATATGGAAACATCCAAGACGATGCGTATTCCCGCAATCCGACACGAGCTTCGACATATGATCATGCAAAGAAACCAACTAGCATGCTACGTTCGAGAAAGAAGCGTCCAGTTGCCACCAATGCTCAAGAGCAAGCACATGTGTGGGAAATGCTACGCCAAGACATCATGTTTTATCTATCATCGACTCGCGGACGACGGAGATGGGGACTCGAGTGGTATGAACGAGAAATTTGATGAGCTCGTCAAGCATTTAAcccctcatcaccaacaattCTTCATCAAGTGGGAGAATTTActgaccaaagaagagaaggagagccAAAAAACCAAGAGAGAGTTATGGACAATGACTAGTGCTGAGCGAGAAAAGAAATCTCGATGCTTTGCAGATGTCATCATCGAAGAAGGTTCAGCTTCAGTCGACACGGACAACCCTAGGATCAATCGATACCACTACACCTTTGTCAAGCGAGATCAAGTTTCAGGATTCTCATTCCTGGAGTCTGAGTTGTCAGTCGGAGAGCCAATTGTGGTCTCTGACGAGGAGGGCCATTTCGCCTTGGCCATAGGCTACGTTACAGCGGTCAAGAGGCAACGAATAAGTGTTGCAGTCGATAGGCGACTCCATAATGCACGCATTCGACAACCTGGCTTTGATGAGAGGGACAACCAGATTTTTGCTAGCATTATGGACGTTGCCCATGAGGGCGCGACCCAGGATGAGGCAACGGGCAAAATTAAAGAGGCCCCTATTCGCTATCGGCTCGACCAAGATGAATTCAGCAATGGAATGGCGACTGTTCGCAACAACCTCGTGCAGATGATGGCAGACGATATCGTGGGAGCGCGGCAAATTCGACGACTGATTGTCGATTTAGAAGCACCCAGATTTAAGGCTGCACCAACTCAGTACATCGTATCGGATCGAGATAGCCTCAATGTTGATCAACATCGAGCCATTGAAAAAGTCATGAGTGCTCAAGACTACGCACTTGTTCTTGGAATGCCCGGTACTGGAAAAACAACAACCATTGCTCATATCATCCGCGCTTTGACATCCCAGGGGAAGAGTGTGCTTCTGACCTCGCATACACATACTGCTGTGGACAACATTCTGCTGAAACTCAAGGCTGACAGGATACCTATCCTTCGTCTGGGCGCCCCTGCTAAAGTACACCCCGACGTCCAGGATTTCGCTATTCTTGCAGGCCACCCAATGAAGTCGTTCGATGAGATCAAAAATGCATGGCACGGGACACCAATCGTCGCAACGACATGTCTCGGTATCAACCATCCCGTCTTCCACGAACGCTCCTTTGATTACTGCATCGTGGACGAGGCATCACAAATTACCCTGCCCATCTGCGCTGGCCCGATCAGAATGGCTCGCACTTTTGTCCTTGTTGGCGACCACAACCAGCTTCCGCCCGTGGTCAAGAACGAAGAAGCACGCGAAGGCGGTCTCGATGTCAGCCTGTTCAAACTCTTGTCCGACACTCACCCCCAATCGGTCGTCAACTTGGAACATCAATACCGCATGTGTGAGGATATCATGACTCTGAGCAACACTCTCATCTATGATGGAAGGCTTCGGTGCGGTACAGAGCAGCTTCGAAGGCGGAAACTTGAAGTTCCACGAATGGAGGCTCTCATGCAGCGACATTATGACGCATCAACCATCAATGCAGCAACTCCCCGGTCGTTCTGCGCTGCCCCTGGTCCGAATCGATGCTGGCTATATGACCTTCTCGATAGCGAGGCACGCGTGCGTTTCGTTAACACTGACACAATCCAACCTCCTGTTCGtgaagaagcccaaggcaAACGAATCGTCAACTCGGCTGAAGTCCGCATCGTTTCCCAGCTCGTTGACAGCCTTTTGACAGTTGGAGTTCCAGACTCTGAAATTGGTGTGATGACACACTACCGAGCACAGCTATTTATGCTCaaagacaagctcaagatgttCTCTGGAGTAGAGATGCACACAACCGATCGTTTCCAGGGACGAGATAAGGAGGTGATTGTCCTCAGTCTCGTGCGAAGCAATGAAGCGTGTAACATTGGAGACCTGTTGAAGGATTGGAGACGAATCAATGTTGCTTTCACACGAGCCAAAACAAAGCTCCTCGTTGTTGGGAGCAAATCGACACTCAAGGGCAGCGGCAGCGACAGTATGCTAAGCCGATTCATATCTTTGATGGAGGACCGGAATTGGATCTACGAAATGCCCGCCAATGCGCTTGAGAACCATTATTTTGAAGACTTTGGTACACAGATCACAGCTACAGGCCCTACACAAAGGATTAAATCACCACGGAAGAAATGTTCTGGAAAGGAGAACCGCAGGCGTTCACCGAAAATGGCCAGGATTAGCGACAAGGCGTTATTAAAAGGAAAACTTATCACGAGGGACATCTTGAACGAAATGACCAACGGCGCATATGTTTGA
- a CDS encoding branched-chain amino acid aminotransferase, translated as MMRPLLVRSALRSARMSSLRPLCHAQRFSIKAEAASTIKPLGLDASKLSIEKTGKPKGLSKPEDLVFGREFTDHMLAIEWNQDEGWLEPKITPYQNLSLDPATCVFHYAFECFEGMKAYKDKDGKVRLFRPDKNMARLNKSAARIALPTFEPQALTELISKLAQLDSRFIPDKRGYSLYLRPTMIGTQKTLGVGPPGSALLYVIASPVGPYYPTGFKAVSLEATDYAVRAWPGGVGDKKLGANYAPCIVPQLQAASRGFQQNLWLFGEEEYVTEVGTMNMFVALKNKETGQKELVTAPLDGTILEGVTRDSVLALARERLEPEGWKISERKYTMKELAEAADEGRLLEAFGAGTAAIVSPVRSISWKGKLVDCGLSELEESGEIALKMKEWIEAIQYGDEEHEWSYTI; from the exons ATGATGAGACCGTTGCTTGTCCGCTCCGCTTTACGGAGCGCTCGCATGTCGAGCCTGAGACCGCTATGCCATGCGCAACGGTTCagcatcaaggctgaggctgccTCTACCATCAAGCCTCTGGGCTTGGATGCTTCAAAACTCAGCATCGAGAAGACGGGGAAGCCCAAGGGCCTCAGCAAGCCCGAGGATCTCGTCTTTGGAAGGGAATTCACAG ACCACATGCTTGCGATCGAATGGAATCAAGACGAAGGATGGTTGGAGCCCAAGATCACACCCTACCAGAACCTCTCACTCGACCCCGCGACATGTGTCTTTCACTATGCCTTCGAGTGTTTTGAGGGTATGAAGGCGtacaaggacaaggacgGCAAAGTGCGACTCTTCCGACCTGACAAGAACATGGCGCGACTCAACAAGTCTGCCGCCCGTATTGCGCTCCCGACCTTTGAGCCCCAGGCCCTCACCGAgctcatctccaagctcGCTCAGCTCGACTCCCGCTTTATCCCTGATAAGCGGGGATACTCCCTCTACCTCCGTCCCACCATGATCGGAACTCAAAAGACACTCGGTGTCGGACCTCCCGGATCTGCTCTTCTCTACGTCATTGCCTCGCCCGTCGGTCCTTATTATCCTACTGGCTTCAAGGCTGTCTCGCTCGAGGCCACTGACTACGCTGTTCGTGCCTGGCccggtggtgttggtgacAAGAAGCTGGGCGCCAACTATGCGCCCTGTATCGTTCCCCAGCTCCAGGCCGCCAGCCGTGGCTTCCAGCAGAACCTCTGGCTGTTTGGTGAGGAGGAGTACGTTACTGAGGTCGGCACAATGAACATGTTTGTTGctctcaagaacaaggagacTGGCCAGAAGGAGCTTGTGACAGCTCCCCTTGACGGAACTATCCTCGAGGGAGTCACTCGTGACTCTGTGCTCGCTCTCGCTCGGGAGCGTCTTGAACCTGAGGGCTGGAAGATCAGTGAGCGCAAGTACACGATGAAGGAGCTTGCTGAGGCCGCTGATGAGGGTCGTCTTCTCGAGGCCTTTGGTGCTGGAACTGCAGCTATTGTCAGCCCTGTCCGTTCCATCTCATGGAAGGGTAAGCTCGTTGACTGCGGTCTTTCTGAGCTCGAAGAGTCTGGCGAGATCGCtctcaagatgaaggaatGGATCGAGGCCATTCAGTATGGTGATGAGGAGCATGAATGGAGCTACACTATTTAG
- a CDS encoding NAD-dependent histone deacetylase SIR2 produces MPYPILRSPESMHSTPRLLTIFSEKKKDPKVCTPEEASRLRRELREYGPTVFCQRTVDAGHYTARKLLSAFGIRPPPFLEGQPDDAYFSLLSLAITRELSKRAKLLRHNTVDDAVDLITKSNNIILITGAGISTSLGIPDFRSKGTGLYSKLEHLGLSDPQEVFDIGVFRQDPTIFYSVAKDILPSTDRYTPTHKFIAMLHEKGKLLTNYSQNIDNLEVKAGVPKDKLIQCHGSFGTATCVQCGYKCPGEAIFPEIKADKIPRCPRCIQTLRTTGGAPKRKRSAGTEKKRRRWSADSSDESEYDIPSAGVMKPDITFFGEALPDEFSRRLTEHDRDKVDLVIVIGTSLKVTPVSEIVSWLPAHIPQIYVSRQAVNHINFDIDLLGDCDVVVSELCRRLRWPMVHDMVPKNQKVEVRTEPGYKSRHVFEEQKTKK; encoded by the coding sequence ATGCCCTATCCTATCCTGAGATCGCCCGAATCTATGCACTCTACTCCAAGATTGCTAACCATATTCTccgaaaaaaaaaaagaccCCAAAGTGTGCACACCTGAAGAAGCTAGCAGACTTCGTCGGGAGCTCCGAGAATATGGTCCAACAGTCTTTTGTCAACGCACCGTTGATGCTGGTCACTATACCGCCAGAAAGCTCCTCAGCGCCTTTGGCATCCGTCCTCCGCCCTTCCTGGAGGGTCAGCCTGATGATGCGTATTTCAGTTTATTGTCGCTCGCTATTACGCGTGAACTGTCAAAACGCGCCAAGCTTTTGCGTCACAACACGGTTGATGATGCCGTTGACCTGATCACTAAGAGCAATAACATCATTCTCATCACTGGTGCTGGTATCTCTACATCGCTGGGCATTCCCGATTTCCGTTCCAAGGGAACTGGTCTGTACTCCAAGTTGGAGCACCTTGGTCTTAGTGACCCCCAAGAGGTTTTCGACATTGGTGTCTTCCGACAAGATCCCACCATTTTCTACTCGGTGGCCAAAGACATTTTGCCGAGCACGGACCGATATACACCCACTCACAAGTTCATTGCCATGCTCCATGAGAAGGGCAAGCTCTTGACCAACTACTCTCAGAACATCGACAACCTCGAAGTCAAGGCCGGTGTTCCCAAGGACAAGCTCATCCAATGCCACGGCTCCTTCGGAACCGCCACATGTGTTCAGTGCGGTTACAAATGCCCGGGAGAGGCCATCTTCCCCGAGATCAAGGCTGACAAGATCCCTCGATGCCCACGCTGCATCCAGACTCTGCGCACTACTGGCGGTGCGCCTAAGCGTAAGCGGTCTGCAGGCacagagaagaagcgaaGACGGTGGAGCGCCGATAGTTCCGACGAGTCCGAGTATGACATCCCCAGTGCTGGTGTCATGAAGCCCGATATCACCTTCTTCGGCGAGGCTCTTCCCGATGAGTTCTCTCGACGACTCACCGAGCACGATCGCGACAAGGTAGATCTCGTCATCGTTATCGGCACTTCTCTCAAGGTTACGCCTGTATCTGAGATCGTGTCCTGGCTCCCCGCCCATATTCCTCAGATCTACGTATCTCGCCAGGCCGTTAATCACATCAATTTTGACATCGATCTCCTAGGCGATTGCGATGTTGTTGTATCTGAACTATGTCGCCGTCTGCGCTGGCCAATGGTGCATGACATGGTTCCCAAGAATCAAAAGGTCGAAGTCCGTACTGAGCCTGGCTATAAGAGTCGCCACGTTTTCGAGGAGcagaagaccaagaagtGA
- a CDS encoding NAD-dependent histone deacetylase SIR2 codes for MHTKKGNGRTVALSKRKAQPNALDKLGDNPTEDEIKTAEANVALAELEERVADVRESWETDSLFEDAFDELNADNTVAINDPKVCTPEEASRLRRELREYGPTVFCQRTVDAGHYTARKLLSAFGIRPPPFLEGQPDDAYFSLLSLAITRELSKRAKLLRHNTVDDAVDLITKSNNIILITGAGISTSLGIPDFRSKGTGLYSKLEHLGLSDPQEVFDIGVFRQDPTIFYSVAKDILPSTDRYTPTHKFIAMLHEKGKLLTNYSQNIDNLEVKAGVPKDKLIQCHGSFGTATCVQCGYKCPGEAIFPEIKADKIPRCPRCIQTLRTTGGAPKRKRSAGTEKKRRRWSADSSDESEYDIPSAGVMKPDITFFGEALPDEFSRRLTEHDRDKVDLVIVIGTSLKVTPVSEIVSWLPAHIPQIYVSRQAVNHINFDIDLLGDCDVVVSELCRRLRWPMVHDMVPKNQKVEVRTEPGYKSRHVFEEQKTKK; via the exons ATGCACACGAAAAAAGGCAACGGGAGAACTGTTGCTCTCTCCAAGCGAAAGGCTCAACCAAATGCTCTCGACAAGTTGGGTGATAACCCAACAGAAGACGAGATCAAGACTGCAGAGGCCAACGTTGCACTCGCTGAACTTGAGGAGAGGGTTGCCGATGTTAGAGAATCGTGGGAGACAGACTCTTTGTTTGAAGATGCTTTCGATGAGTTGAACGCAGATAATACGGTGGCCATTAATG accCCAAAGTGTGCACACCTGAAGAAGCTAGCAGACTTCGTCGGGAGCTCCGAGAATATGGTCCAACAGTCTTTTGTCAACGCACCGTTGATGCTGGTCACTATACCGCCAGAAAGCTCCTCAGCGCCTTTGGCATCCGTCCTCCGCCCTTCCTGGAGGGTCAGCCTGATGATGCGTATTTCAGTTTATTGTCGCTCGCTATTACGCGTGAACTGTCAAAACGCGCCAAGCTTTTGCGTCACAACACGGTTGATGATGCCGTTGACCTGATCACTAAGAGCAATAACATCATTCTCATCACTGGTGCTGGTATCTCTACATCGCTGGGCATTCCCGATTTCCGTTCCAAGGGAACTGGTCTGTACTCCAAGTTGGAGCACCTTGGTCTTAGTGACCCCCAAGAGGTTTTCGACATTGGTGTCTTCCGACAAGATCCCACCATTTTCTACTCGGTGGCCAAAGACATTTTGCCGAGCACGGACCGATATACACCCACTCACAAGTTCATTGCCATGCTCCATGAGAAGGGCAAGCTCTTGACCAACTACTCTCAGAACATCGACAACCTCGAAGTCAAGGCCGGTGTTCCCAAGGACAAGCTCATCCAATGCCACGGCTCCTTCGGAACCGCCACATGTGTTCAGTGCGGTTACAAATGCCCGGGAGAGGCCATCTTCCCCGAGATCAAGGCTGACAAGATCCCTCGATGCCCACGCTGCATCCAGACTCTGCGCACTACTGGCGGTGCGCCTAAGCGTAAGCGGTCTGCAGGCacagagaagaagcgaaGACGGTGGAGCGCCGATAGTTCCGACGAGTCCGAGTATGACATCCCCAGTGCTGGTGTCATGAAGCCCGATATCACCTTCTTCGGCGAGGCTCTTCCCGATGAGTTCTCTCGACGACTCACCGAGCACGATCGCGACAAGGTAGATCTCGTCATCGTTATCGGCACTTCTCTCAAGGTTACGCCTGTATCTGAGATCGTGTCCTGGCTCCCCGCCCATATTCCTCAGATCTACGTATCTCGCCAGGCCGTTAATCACATCAATTTTGACATCGATCTCCTAGGCGATTGCGATGTTGTTGTATCTGAACTATGTCGCCGTCTGCGCTGGCCAATGGTGCATGACATGGTTCCCAAGAATCAAAAGGTCGAAGTCCGTACTGAGCCTGGCTATAAGAGTCGCCACGTTTTCGAGGAGcagaagaccaagaagtGA